ctctccctcctgaaCTGTTCAAGGCTGTTCTTCCCATTTGCTGAGCCCAAGGCTTCCTCTGGCTAACCAGTCCCTCCTCCACTCCAGCTTGTCCCCTGACTCCTGCCCACCCAGCCGAGCCACCTCCTTCAGCCTTCGTACACCATCATGACATCACGACACAGATGCCCCTCAGTCAGTTTTTAGTAACAGTGCAGCCCAGAGCCATCATGGGGCTGCCctccaggaggagaggaggagggccgCCTGGCAGAGAGCCTCGCATTCCAGGTTAGCCAGAAACAGCATCTGCAGCTTTGTCTCCACGCAgctcttctctctcagcctgtcaGCCAGCAGAGTGGCTGCTGACTGCTGCAGGAGCCAGGCGATCATCTTATCCAATTTCAGGTTCTTCAGGGCTAGAAGATGCTCGCCCCAGAGGCTTAAGTGCAGCACGTTTGCAGCTAAGCGCGCAGACGGTCTCTGCAAAGCAAGGGAAGGTGCCGTCAGAATGCCCGCACAAAGCACGTAGCCCACAGTGTGCGGCCGAGGGAGTGCCACCTCAGGCCTGCCCAATTTGACTTTTCCTCCTATCTTCCCTCAGCTACCCCTTAAACAAGCCCAGGACCTTGCCCATGTCAGTTTCACTGGGACACCTCTGTCATGAAGGGGACCCATACAAAAGGCCTTTGCACCTGATGTAGTTGCTGAGTAGCTGCTATGAGGAGGTGAGGGTGTGAACAGTGAGTGTGAAGAGCAAGGGGTGTGAACAGTGAGTGTGAAGAGCGAGGTGTATAAACTGAGAGGTGTGAACAGTAGGATGTGAAGAGAGTGGACAGTGAGGGGTGTGAATCGTGAGAGTGTAAACAGGAGTATGAACATTGAGAGGTGTGACTAGTGAGTGTGAGCAGTGAGGGGTGTGAACAGTGAGGGGTGTCAATAGAGTGTGAACAGTGAACAGTGAGGGGTGTGAGCAGTGAGTGTGAACAGTGAGGGGTATGAACAGTGGGGTGTGAACAGTGAGGGGTGAGGAGGCTGCAGAACAACAGGCTGAGGCCAGGCCTATCTCAGGGTTTTCTAAGGAGCCACCGGAACCAGACCTGCCATTGCCAAGTTTGGCTCAGGCAGACTGGCCTCCGGGCTCTTGCTGGGATGAGAGCATCATTCCTTCCATTGCTGCATCTTTGCTACGTGTTTCTCAAAAACATCCTTTTCTTTCCAAGCCAGTTTCctttaaacaaaatattgtaGTTACACTTGTTTATCTAGGGGGTGGCAGGCTGCAGGagttagctctctccttcctgtgggccgtggggatcaaactcagcagCAAGTCTTTATCCACCGAGCTATCTTGCCGGCTGGGCCTAAGGGTTTTTCATTCTTGTTGGATCTGTccggtgtgtgtgggtgtgcgcgctgtgcatgtgtgtatgtgtgtgtatgtgtgtgtatgtgtgtgtgtggttctcagaggataacttggtggggtcagctctctccttttGCCTTCATGTGGCTCCCAGGTtttgaactcgggttgtcaggtgtggcaagcccctttacctgctgagccatctcaccagcccatccttCTAAGCAACTCTAACATAGCCAAAGCCAAGAGGACTAGGAAGCACGGGTGACGTGGCCCAGCATGCCAAAGCCCTGTGAACAGGGAGTCAAAGGGACCCAAAAGGACCCAGAGGCTACGATGCTAGGCCTCTGATTCAGGGCTAACtggccagcttcctgctcctgtttCTTCTCAAACCTACCCTGTTCTGTAGCTGGCCTTTGCCTGTATATGACAGGCTCTGTTTAACACTGTAGAGCTTGCCTAAACTTAGCCGTGACTCAGACATGAGCAGAGGCCCTCACCCAGAGGCCAGAGCTTGGGAACAGCCTCACCTTGCTGGCCTCTCGCTGGAGCAGTGACCTCACCAGCCGTCTTGCCTCTGGAGGCACCGACTTGGGCATCTCGGGCAGCTGAGCTTCCTGGTAGCTGCGGCTCTCAAGGTGGGCACTGCCTTGGCCATAGAAGGGATTGGCAAGCCCAAAGATTTCATAGGCGATGGCCCCCACAGCCCAGGTATCGGCTTTGCTGTAGTCAATTACCACACAGGGGCCGGAATGGGCTGTGGACAcctgcaggaagcagaaagagagaggtcAGATCCCTCCAGGAGGCATGAAGCCCTGAGGCATCTGCCACAGCCACCCAGTTGATGCAGACAAACCTCCCAGGAACCTCAGGTCAGCCCAATGAAAGTGGGGGCAGCAGGGAGGGAAGCTTCGCTTATTGGGAACACTCAGGAAACGCTCCCTGCTGGCAGGACACAAACACAGCAGGCAGGACTCACCTCTGGGGCCATCAAGGAGCCATTGCCACCACGATCCACACTGGAGCTGTTGAAAGGCAGCCGCAGGCCAATATGCTGGTCAGCCAGGCAGCAGCCAAAGTCCGAAATCACCAGCCAGGGGCAGCCATCTGCAGAGAGGTGGCCGAGCTCAGAGGCTCAGTCTGCCAGTACTCCTGACAGCCCCTCCCAGATCCCCTCCAGATGCCACCACCAAGATAAGGATGAACTAGAATAGATACAACCCAGAGACAGAAGGACCTCACCCTTGGCTAAGTGGTCCCCAAGGGACTTTATACTCTACGAGTCTTACGTTTGAGTTTGTAATGCTAATAATCTAACAAATGGACCTTGAGAGATAAAGGTTCATGGAGTTCCTTGAAAAAGCCTTATAGTGacacatttaattttgttttgttttgttttgttttgtttttttgttttttcgagacagggtttctctgtatagtcctggctgtcctagaactcactttgtaaaccaggctggcctcgaactcagaaatccacctgcctctgcctcctgagtgctgggattaaaggcatgtgccaccatgcccggctgacacatttaattaatttttaaaaaggtttgttttgggttggggatttagctcagtggtagagcgcttgcctagcaagcacaaggccctgggttcagtcctcagctctcggaaaaaaaaaaaaaagattttatttttatctatgtgcatgtgtctgtctagtgtgtgtgttggtgcccggggaggccagaagagggtgtcagatctcctgggactggagttagaggcagctgtgagtttccacttgggtgctgggaaccaaactcaggacaTCAAGAAGACAGGCGAgcagttaaccactgagccatctctccagccctgcaactCCTCTAGAACATCCTCAGGCAGGCGGCTTCTCATTACATGCTGCCAGTGATGGAGAAGCTGGGGGTTTGTGTGGGCAGCTTTCACTGAGCAACAATCTATCTGCCTTCCTTGTACAGGTTCAAGAACTACAGGATGAACGGTATTGTTCTGCAAGGGGGCCACAGAGAAGACCCCAGGAACTATAAGAGGGCTGTTACCTATCTCACCCATAAGATGGGGGGGAGTCCTCTCTTGAAGTAGAGCTAAAGAAGGCAGTATAGAATATtcaaagggctggggagatggctcagtggttagagtgaTGAGGACCTACTTGAATCTCCACCACCCATGTCAAAGCTATAACCTCAGCACTAGGGCGATGGAGAGAGATCCCAGGGGCTCAGTGACCAGCTAGTCTTACTGAAACAGTGAGTGCCAGGCTCAGTGAATGACCCTTTCTAAAAAcataagggagagagaaggagtcAGGGGCCAGGCCCCAACCTCTGGCCTTGACATGTGCATGTCACATGTACGCACACACCCTGCCCTCAGGGTCTCTAACCCCCCCTCCCTGGAGCACTCTGGGTGCGTCTGGAGCACTGTGGCTCTGGCCAGCATCTACCTGAGTCCCACTCCACAAGGATGTTGTCGGACTTGAGGTCCCGATGGGCAATGCCCTGCTGAACCAGATGATCCACGCCCTCCAGCAACTGCAAGGTCATCATGGTAGCCAGGCGAGAATTGGGAGTCTGCTCTTCAAGGTACTGGCGCAGGGTGCAGGGGTAGCTGGCAGGAGGGGACAGACTGTCTGGGGATCACAATTTCCATGGCCTCACTCCCTGCGAGGACTGGGCCTTTCCTCTTCTGGAGCTTCTCCTATCTTTATTCCCAGGCATCCTTTCAGATCTCACCCACCCTGACTCCAAATTTCAGAAGCCATGACGGTGCCAATCCCCAACTCCTCAGATGTCTCTGAAGTTAGTTGGCACTGAAAGAGGACGCCATAGAGGGGGGAGCTACCAAGGCGCCAAGAACACATTCTGGAAGATGAGATGACCTATCATTCACTCTAGCACAGCTCTCTCCCACACAGCCCTCACCTCTGCGTGCTTTGTTCCTCCCCGGGCTCCAAGCACAGACCGGCTCCCATCAGACGGGAGAAGCTGCTGCACGATccttcctcccccgcccccactcgAGCACCACCACTTACTTCTTCATAACGAGGAACAGTGTGCGACCGTGGCCCAGGCCCTCTGGGTAGTAGTGTGGGGGCAGCATATCGGGATAGTCAGCCAGGGCCCCCGGCAGGAGGGGCACAGATGAAGTAAAGGCGCGGAAAACCCGGATGATGTTGGGGTGCGGGGCAAGCTGCTTGAGACCGTCTCTGGATCTTCTGTTCAGGCAAATGGAACAGCAGATGGGGCCAACATCAGAGACAAGTGCTGGGCAGACGAGCTAAGGccacctccacaggcacccattCAGACAGAGTTACCATATCCACTGCACATCTGCCCTGTTCCAGCTATCGCACCCCAACAGGGGTGACTTCTCCCATTCGATGGCCCCTCTATCCATCTCACGTGGTGGGCACAGTGGCTCAGAGACCCTGGAGGCTGCCACGCTCAGTCCTTGGGCAATGCTACTCATTGCCTCTGAGTTCAGGGCAGAGTGGGAAATGTGGAGTAAGACAGCGACGCTCTGTGTGACTATAGTCGTGCTATGATCTGTGTGAGGCGGTTAATACACACAGAGCACCACAGTCATGCTCAGCAGCAAAGGGACTCAGCAACACTGATGCACTATTAGCATTTACTATGGTCATGCAGAGAGCCAGGCATTAGCTACAATGCTGGAACTATGAATAGAGCGGAGTCACCGTTTTGAAATCCAACGCAGGAGTAATTCTTTTAGCTCTCTGAGGACAGGGACCCAGCCCAAGTCATCTCCCCCATCACAGGGACTAGCATCCCCTTTCCCAAATGAGTCCCCAACACTGATGCAGTTTGCTGTAGTGCTGCCACCTTGTGGCCCTTGTTCACTCCTGCAAGATGCCCCACAGCCAGGGCCCCCACAGAAACGGGGTGGTTAACATTGTGCATAGGGTGGCTCTGTCCTTCAGCCAAAGCTGACTGGACCCAAAGCGGGCATTAGGAACCAAGGTCAGAGTGCTCATGGGTCCATCTGAGATCCGGATGGCTGCTAGGAAAAGAAACAGGCAGGGAGGTCA
Above is a window of Mus pahari chromosome 6, PAHARI_EIJ_v1.1, whole genome shotgun sequence DNA encoding:
- the Pink1 gene encoding serine/threonine-protein kinase PINK1, mitochondrial; the encoded protein is MAVRQALGRGLQLGRALLLRFAPKPGPLSGWGKPGPTAAWGRGERPGRVVSPGAQPRPVGLPLPDRYRFFRQSVAGLAARIQRQFMVRARGGAGPCGRAVFLAFGLGLGLIEEKQAEGRRAASACQEIQAIFTQKTKRVSDPLDTRCWQGFHLEDYLIGQAIGKGCNAAVYEATMPTLPLHLEKSKHLGLLGKDPDVVLKGADGEQTPGPPAFPFAIKMMWNISAGSSSEAILSKMSQELVPASRVALDGEYGAVTYRRSRDGLKQLAPHPNIIRVFRAFTSSVPLLPGALADYPDMLPPHYYPEGLGHGRTLFLVMKNYPCTLRQYLEEQTPNSRLATMMTLQLLEGVDHLVQQGIAHRDLKSDNILVEWDSDGCPWLVISDFGCCLADQHIGLRLPFNSSSVDRGGNGSLMAPEVSTAHSGPCVVIDYSKADTWAVGAIAYEIFGLANPFYGQGSAHLESRSYQEAQLPEMPKSVPPEARRLVRSLLQREASKRPSARLAANVLHLSLWGEHLLALKNLKLDKMIAWLLQQSAATLLADRLREKSCVETKLQMLFLANLECEALCQAALLLSSWRAAP